In Mustela nigripes isolate SB6536 chromosome 2, MUSNIG.SB6536, whole genome shotgun sequence, a single window of DNA contains:
- the POMGNT2 gene encoding protein O-linked-mannose beta-1,4-N-acetylglucosaminyltransferase 2, protein MHLSAVFNALLVSVLAAVLWKHVRLREHAAALEEELAAGRPAPEPAPAPRIDYPKALQLLAEGGTQMVCSGRTHTDRVCRFKWLCYSNEAEEFIFFHGNASVMLPNLGSRRFQPALLDLSTVEDHNTQYFNFVELPVAALRFMPKPVFVPDVALIANRFNPDNLMHVFHDDLLPLFYTLRQFPGLAHEARLFFMEGWSEGAHFDLYRLLSPKQPLLRAQLKALGRLLCFSHAFVGLSKITTWYQYGFVQPQGPKANILVSGNEIRQFARFMMEKLNVSHAGAPLGEEYILVFSRTQNRLILNEAELLLALAQEFQMKTVTVSLEDHAFADVVRLVSNASMLVSMHGAQLVTALFLPRGATVVELFPYAVNPDHYTPYKTLATLPGMDLQYIAWRNTMLENTVTHPERPWDQGGITHLDRAEQARILQSREVPRHLCCRNPEWLFRIYQDTKVDIPSLIQTVRRVVKGRPGPRKQKWTVSLYPGKVREARCQASVQGASEARLTVSWQIPWNLKYLKVREVKYEVWLQEQGENTYVPYILALQNHTFTENIKPFTTYLVWVRCIFNKILLGPFADVLVCNT, encoded by the coding sequence ATGCACCTGTCGGCCGTGTTCAACGCGCTCCTGGTGTCGGTGCTGGCGGCGGTGCTGTGGAAGCACGTGCGGCTGCGCGAGCATGCGGCGGCgctggaggaggagctggccGCCGGCCGCCCCGCCCCGGAGCCCGCCCCCGCGCCCAGGATCGACTACCCCAAGGCCCTGCAGCTCCTGGCCGAGGGCGGCACGCAGATGGTGTGCAGCGGCCGCACGCACACCGACCGTGTGTGCCGCTTCAAGTGGCTCTGCTACTCCAACGAGGCCGAGGAGTTCATCTTCTTCCACGGCAACGCCTCGGTCATGCTGCCCAACCTGGGCTCCCGGCGCTTCCAGCCGGCGCTGCTCGACCTGTCCACCGTGGAGGACCACAACACCCAGTACTTCAACTTCGTGGAGCTGCCGGTCGCCGCCCTGCGCTTCATGCCCAAGCCCGTGTTCGTGCCCGACGTGGCCCTCATCGCCAACCGCTTCAACCCCGACAACCTGATGCACGTCTTCCACGACGACCTACTACCCCTCTTCTACACCCTGAGGCAGTTCCCAGGGCTGGCGCACGAGGCGCGGCTCTTCTTCATGGAGGGCTGGAGCGAGGGCGCTCACTTTGACCTGTACAGGCTGCTCAGTCCCAAGCAGCCGCTCCTGCGGGCGCAGCTGAAGGCGCTGGGCCGGCTGCTGTGCTTCTCCCACGCGTTCGTGGGTCTCTCTAAGATCACCACCTGGTACCAGTACGGCTTCGTCCAGCCCCAGGGCCCCAAGGCTAACATCCTTGTGTCTGGTAATGAGATCCGGCAGTTTGCCCGGTTCATGATGGAAAAGCTGAACGTGAGCCACGCGGGGGCTCCCCTGGGCGAAGAGTACATTTTGGTTTTCAGCCGCACCCAGAACAGACTCATCCTGAATGAGGCAGAGCTGCTGCTGGCGCTGGCCCAGGAGTTCCAGATGAAGACGGTGACGGTGTCCCTAGAGGACCATGCCTTCGCTGACGTTGTGCGGCTGGTCAGCAACGCCTCCATGCTGGTCAGCATGCACGGGGCCCAGCTGGTCACTGCCCTCTTCCTGCCCCGCGGGGCAACCGTGGTCGAGCTCTTCCCCTATGCGGTCAATCCGGACCACTACACCCCCTATAAGACGCTGGCCACGCTGCCTGGCATGGACCTCCAGTACATAGCCTGGCGGAACACGATGCTAGAGAACACGGTCACGCACCCCGAGCGGCCCTGGGATCAGGGGGGCATCACCCACCTGGACCGGGCTGAGCAGGCCCGTATCCTCCAGAGCCGTGAGGTCCCGCGGCATCTCTGTTGCCGGAACCCCGAGTGGCTCTTCCGCATCTACCAGGACACCAAGGTAGATATCCCGTCCCTCATCCAAACTGTGCGGCGTGTGGTGAAGGGCCGGCCTGGGCCGCGGAAACAGAAGTGGACCGTCAGCCTCTACCCAGGCAAGGTTCGGGAGGCGCGGTGCCAGGCGTCTGTGCAGGGTGCCTCCGAGGCCCGCCTCACCGTCTCCTGGCAGATCCCCTGGAACCTCAAGTACCTGAAGGTGAGGGAGGTGAAGtatgaggtgtggctccaggagcagggggagaacaCTTACGTGCCTTATATCCTGGCCCTGCAGAACCACACCTTCACCGAGAACATCAAGCCCTTCACGACCTACCTGGTGTGGGTCCGCTGCATCTTCAACAAGATCCTCCTAGGACCCTTTGCAGATGTGCTGGTGTGCAACACGTAG